One window from the genome of Oryctolagus cuniculus chromosome 1, mOryCun1.1, whole genome shotgun sequence encodes:
- the CCDC107 gene encoding coiled-coil domain-containing protein 107 → MARAVSLPGVLGLLLVSALPGVLGDRPGPDLQAHPGAPARGGSGAAEPRRRPSPKDQRERARAEALPLGLLYTAAVVAFVLYKCLQRKEEAAVLQEEAGKKEALQSEQQLAQLTQQLAQTEQHLNHLMAQLDPLFERVTTLAGAQQELLSTKLQTFHQLLRENKPDKDTELLEPGRTGLGEASTLFPEDVYAEDDQEEADSQTWGHPTETWGRATSQEVAHGLRRRSKAAANGLGRGPSREGAPRVC, encoded by the exons ATGGCCCGCGCGGTCTCGCTCCCGGGCGTGCTGGGGTTGCTGCTTGTGTCTGCACTGCCCGGGGTCCTCGGAGATCGCCCCGGCCCCGACCTCCAGGCACACCCAG GGGCTCCCGCGCGGGGCGGCTCTGGGGCCGCGGAACCCCGGCGGCGGCCGTCGCCCAAGGACCAGCGCGAGCGGGCCCGAGCCGAGGCGCTGCCTTTGGGGCTGTTGTACACCGCGGCCGTCGTGGCTTTTGTGCTGTACAAGTGTTTGCAG aggaaagaggaggctgcagTTCTGCAGGAAGAGGCGGGCAAGAAGGAAGCATTGCAGTCAG AGCAGCAGCTGGCCCAGCTGACACAGCAGCTGGCCCAGACGGAGCAGCACCTGAATCACCTGATGGCCCAGCTGGACCCCCTTTTTGAGCG TGTGACTACTCTGGCGGGAGCCCAGCAGGAACTTCTCAGCACGAAGCTACAGACCTTCCACCAGCTGCTACGGGAGAACAAGCCAGACAAGGACACGGAGCTTCTAGAACCGGGCAGAACCGGGTTGGGAG AGGCCAGCACACTCTTTCCTGAGGACGTATATGCGGAAGACGACCAGGAAGAGGCTGACAGTCAGACCTGGGGCCACCCTACAGAGACATGGGGCCGAGCTACTTCCCAGGAAGTGGCGCATGGGCTAAGAAGACGCAGCAAGGCTGCGGCCAACGGCCTGGGTCGCGGCCCCAGCCGGGAAGGAGCGCCAAGGGTCTGCTAA
- the ARHGEF39 gene encoding rho guanine nucleotide exchange factor 39 isoform X2: METLGASARCPLQEQRARWERKRACTARELLETERRYQEQLALVATYFLGILKAKGTLRPPERQALFGPWELIHGASQELLPYLEGGQWGQGLEGFCPHLELYTQFAANAERSRATLQEQLKKNRQFRRFVRLQEGRPEFGGLQLPDLLSLPLQRLQQYENLVVALAENTGPNSPDHQQLTRAARLVSETAQRVHSIGQRQKNDQHLRRVQALLGGRQAKGLTSGRWFLRQGWLLVVPSRGEPRARMFFLFSDALLMAKPRPALHLLHNGTFACRALYPMAQCRLCRVFGHSGGPCGGLLSLSFPHEKLLLMSTDQEELSRWYHSLTLAISQKN; the protein is encoded by the exons ATGGAGACCCTTGGTGCCAGCGCGCGGTGCCCGCTGCAAGAGCAGCGTGCCCGCTGGGAGCGGAAACGCGCCTGCACCGCTCGAGAGCTGCTGGAGACCGAGCGGCGCTACCAGGAGCAGCTGGCGCTGGTGGCCACG TACTTCCTGGGGATCCTGAAAGCCAAAGGGACCCTGCGGCCGCCGGAGCGCCAGGCCCTGTTCGGGCCCTGGGAGCTCatccacggcgccagcca AGAGCTGCTTCCGTACCTGGAAGGAGGACAGTGGGGACAGGGCCTGGAGGGCTTCTGCCCCCACCTGGAgctctacacccaatttgctgcCAACGCAGAGAGGTCCAGGGCCACCCTGCAG gAGCAGCTGAAGAAGAACAGACAGTTCCGGAGGTTTGTGAGGCTCCAGGAAGGGCGCCCCGAGTTTGGGGGCCTTCAGCTCCCAGAcctgctctctctgcccctgcagcGGCTCCAGCA GTATGAGAATCTCGTTGTTGCCCTGGCAGAAAACACAGGTCCCAACAGCCCTGACCACCAACAGCTCACTC GGGCTGCGCGGCTGGTGAGTGAGACTGCCCAGAGAGTCCACAGCATTggtcagagacagaagaatgacCAGCACCTCCGGCGTGTCCAGGCCCTGCTCGGCGGGCGCCAGGCAAAGGGCCTCACTTCAG gacGCTGGTTCCTGcgccagggctggctgctggtGGTGCCTTCCCGGGGGGAGCCTCGTGCCCGCATGTTCTTCCTCTTCTCCGACGCCCTCCTCATGGCCAAGCCTCGCCCCGCATTGCACCTGCTGCACAACGGCACCTTTGCCTGCAGAGCCCTCTACCCCATGGCCCAGTGTCGACTCTGCAGGGTCTTCGGCCACTCAGGAGGCCCTTGTGGTGGACTGCTCAGT TTGTCCTTCCCCCATGAGAAGCTACTGCTCATGTCCACAGACCAGGAGGAGCTGTCACGCTGGTACCACAGTCTGACCTTGGCCATCAG CCAGAAGAACTAG
- the ARHGEF39 gene encoding rho guanine nucleotide exchange factor 39 isoform X1: METLGASARCPLQEQRARWERKRACTARELLETERRYQEQLALVATYFLGILKAKGTLRPPERQALFGPWELIHGASQELLPYLEGGQWGQGLEGFCPHLELYTQFAANAERSRATLQEQLKKNRQFRRFVRLQEGRPEFGGLQLPDLLSLPLQRLQQYENLVVALAENTGPNSPDHQQLTRAARLVSETAQRVHSIGQRQKNDQHLRRVQALLGGRQAKGLTSGRWFLRQGWLLVVPSRGEPRARMFFLFSDALLMAKPRPALHLLHNGTFACRALYPMAQCRLCRVFGHSGGPCGGLLSLSFPHEKLLLMSTDQEELSRWYHSLTLAISSQKN; this comes from the exons ATGGAGACCCTTGGTGCCAGCGCGCGGTGCCCGCTGCAAGAGCAGCGTGCCCGCTGGGAGCGGAAACGCGCCTGCACCGCTCGAGAGCTGCTGGAGACCGAGCGGCGCTACCAGGAGCAGCTGGCGCTGGTGGCCACG TACTTCCTGGGGATCCTGAAAGCCAAAGGGACCCTGCGGCCGCCGGAGCGCCAGGCCCTGTTCGGGCCCTGGGAGCTCatccacggcgccagcca AGAGCTGCTTCCGTACCTGGAAGGAGGACAGTGGGGACAGGGCCTGGAGGGCTTCTGCCCCCACCTGGAgctctacacccaatttgctgcCAACGCAGAGAGGTCCAGGGCCACCCTGCAG gAGCAGCTGAAGAAGAACAGACAGTTCCGGAGGTTTGTGAGGCTCCAGGAAGGGCGCCCCGAGTTTGGGGGCCTTCAGCTCCCAGAcctgctctctctgcccctgcagcGGCTCCAGCA GTATGAGAATCTCGTTGTTGCCCTGGCAGAAAACACAGGTCCCAACAGCCCTGACCACCAACAGCTCACTC GGGCTGCGCGGCTGGTGAGTGAGACTGCCCAGAGAGTCCACAGCATTggtcagagacagaagaatgacCAGCACCTCCGGCGTGTCCAGGCCCTGCTCGGCGGGCGCCAGGCAAAGGGCCTCACTTCAG gacGCTGGTTCCTGcgccagggctggctgctggtGGTGCCTTCCCGGGGGGAGCCTCGTGCCCGCATGTTCTTCCTCTTCTCCGACGCCCTCCTCATGGCCAAGCCTCGCCCCGCATTGCACCTGCTGCACAACGGCACCTTTGCCTGCAGAGCCCTCTACCCCATGGCCCAGTGTCGACTCTGCAGGGTCTTCGGCCACTCAGGAGGCCCTTGTGGTGGACTGCTCAGT TTGTCCTTCCCCCATGAGAAGCTACTGCTCATGTCCACAGACCAGGAGGAGCTGTCACGCTGGTACCACAGTCTGACCTTGGCCATCAG CAGCCAGAAGAACTAG
- the CA9 gene encoding carbonic anhydrase 9 isoform X1 produces MAPLCSGPWLPLLTPAPARGPTAHLLLLLLLVPAHPQSLPQVQGESATGGGSSGEGDPVGEEDLPSEEDPPGEEDSPEAETKPGEEDSLKLEDLLTTEAPVHTHGPPNNAHKGKKGDDHSHWRYGGDPPWPQVSPACAGRFQSPVNIRPELTAFCPALRPLELLGFELPRLPELRLRNNGHTVQLTLPPGLQMALGPGREYRALQLHLHWGSADRPGSEHTVNGHRFPAEIHVVHLSTAFAEIGQALGRPGGLAVLAAFLQEGPEENSAYEQLLSHLEEIPEEGSETWVPGLDVSALLPSDLSRYFRYEGSLTTPPCSQGVIWTVFNQTVRLSAKQLHTLSDSLWGPGDSRLQLNFRAAQPLNGRIIEASFPVGGDSSPEPGAALSFSSPPPGDILALVFGFLFAATGIAFLVQMKRQHSDRFETKAGVSYHPAEMAETGA; encoded by the exons ATGGCTCCCCTGTGCTCGGGCCCCTGGCTCCCTCtgctgaccccagcccctgcccggggccccaccgcacatctgctgctgctgctgctcctggtgcCCGCCCATCCCCAGAGCCTGCCCCAGGTGCAGGGGGAATCGGCTACAGGAGGAGGTTCATCAGGGGAAGGTGATCCAGTAGGCGAGGAAGATCTGCCCAGTGAGGAGGATCCACCTGGGGAGGAGGATTCCCCTGAGGCTGAGACTAAGCCAGGAGAAGAGGACTCCCTGAAGTTAGAGGACCTACTGACCACGGAAGCTCCGGTGCACACTCACGGCCCCCCGAACAACGCCCACAAGGGCAAGAAAG GGGACGACCACAGCCACTGGCGTTATGGAG GAGACCCGCCCTGGCCCCAGGTGTCGCCCGCCTGCGCCGGCCGTTTTCAGTCCCCGGTAAATATCCGCCCGGAGCTCACCGCTTTCTGCCCGGCCCTGCGCCCCCTGGAACTCCTGGGCTTCGAGCTCCCGCGGCTCCCAGAGCTGCGCCTGCGCAACAATGGCCACACCG TGCAGCTGACTCTGCCCCCCGGGCTGCAGATGGCCCTGGGTCCCGGGCGGGAGTACCGGGCGCTGCAGCTGCACCTGCACTGGGGGTCTGCGGACCGCCCGGGCTCTGAGCACACCGTCAACGGGCACCGTTTCCCTGCCGAG ATCCACGTGGTCCATCTCAGCACTGCGTTCGCCGAGATCGGCCAGGCCTTGGGGCGCCCGGGGGGGCTGGCAGTACTGGCTGCCTTTCTGCAG GAGGGCCCGGAAGAAAACAGCGCCTATGAGCAGCTGCTGTCACATTTGGAAGAAATCCCTGAAGAAG GCTCAGAAACTTGGGTCCCAGGCCTGGATGTGTCTGCACTGCTGCCCTCCGACCTCAGCCGCTACTTCCGCTATGAGGGGTCTCTGACCACACCCCCCTGTTCCCAGGGGGTCATCTGGACTGTGTTTAACCAGACAGTGAGGCTGAGTGCGAAGCAG CTCCACACCCTCTCAGACTCCCTGTGGGGACCCGGTGACTCCCGGCTGCAGCTGAACTTCCGGGCGGCGCAGCCTTTGAATGGGCGAATCATCGAGGCCTCCTTTCCTGTTGGAGGAGACAGCAGCCCCGAGCCAGGTGCAGCTCTGT CCTTTTCCTCTCCCCCACCAGGGGACATCCTGGCCTTGGTTTTTGGCTTCCTCTTCGCTGCCACCGGCATTGCCTTCCTGGTGCAGATGAAGAGGCAGCACAG TGACAGGTTTGAGACCAAAGCGGGGGTTAGCTACCACCCAGCAGAGATGGCAGAGACTGGCGCCTAG
- the CA9 gene encoding carbonic anhydrase 9 isoform X3, producing the protein MAPLCSGPWLPLLTPAPARGPTAHLLLLLLLVPAHPQSLPQVQGESATGGGSSGEGDPVGEEDLPSEEDPPGEEDSPEAETKPGEEDSLKLEDLLTTEAPVHTHGPPNNAHKGKKGDDHSHWRYGVQLTLPPGLQMALGPGREYRALQLHLHWGSADRPGSEHTVNGHRFPAEIHVVHLSTAFAEIGQALGRPGGLAVLAAFLQEGPEENSAYEQLLSHLEEIPEEGSETWVPGLDVSALLPSDLSRYFRYEGSLTTPPCSQGVIWTVFNQTVRLSAKQLHTLSDSLWGPGDSRLQLNFRAAQPLNGRIIEASFPVGGDSSPEPGAALSFSSPPPGDILALVFGFLFAATGIAFLVQMKRQHSDRFETKAGVSYHPAEMAETGA; encoded by the exons ATGGCTCCCCTGTGCTCGGGCCCCTGGCTCCCTCtgctgaccccagcccctgcccggggccccaccgcacatctgctgctgctgctgctcctggtgcCCGCCCATCCCCAGAGCCTGCCCCAGGTGCAGGGGGAATCGGCTACAGGAGGAGGTTCATCAGGGGAAGGTGATCCAGTAGGCGAGGAAGATCTGCCCAGTGAGGAGGATCCACCTGGGGAGGAGGATTCCCCTGAGGCTGAGACTAAGCCAGGAGAAGAGGACTCCCTGAAGTTAGAGGACCTACTGACCACGGAAGCTCCGGTGCACACTCACGGCCCCCCGAACAACGCCCACAAGGGCAAGAAAG GGGACGACCACAGCCACTGGCGTTATGGAG TGCAGCTGACTCTGCCCCCCGGGCTGCAGATGGCCCTGGGTCCCGGGCGGGAGTACCGGGCGCTGCAGCTGCACCTGCACTGGGGGTCTGCGGACCGCCCGGGCTCTGAGCACACCGTCAACGGGCACCGTTTCCCTGCCGAG ATCCACGTGGTCCATCTCAGCACTGCGTTCGCCGAGATCGGCCAGGCCTTGGGGCGCCCGGGGGGGCTGGCAGTACTGGCTGCCTTTCTGCAG GAGGGCCCGGAAGAAAACAGCGCCTATGAGCAGCTGCTGTCACATTTGGAAGAAATCCCTGAAGAAG GCTCAGAAACTTGGGTCCCAGGCCTGGATGTGTCTGCACTGCTGCCCTCCGACCTCAGCCGCTACTTCCGCTATGAGGGGTCTCTGACCACACCCCCCTGTTCCCAGGGGGTCATCTGGACTGTGTTTAACCAGACAGTGAGGCTGAGTGCGAAGCAG CTCCACACCCTCTCAGACTCCCTGTGGGGACCCGGTGACTCCCGGCTGCAGCTGAACTTCCGGGCGGCGCAGCCTTTGAATGGGCGAATCATCGAGGCCTCCTTTCCTGTTGGAGGAGACAGCAGCCCCGAGCCAGGTGCAGCTCTGT CCTTTTCCTCTCCCCCACCAGGGGACATCCTGGCCTTGGTTTTTGGCTTCCTCTTCGCTGCCACCGGCATTGCCTTCCTGGTGCAGATGAAGAGGCAGCACAG TGACAGGTTTGAGACCAAAGCGGGGGTTAGCTACCACCCAGCAGAGATGGCAGAGACTGGCGCCTAG
- the CA9 gene encoding carbonic anhydrase 9 isoform X6, translating to MAPLCSGPWLPLLTPAPARGPTAHLLLLLLLVPAHPQSLPQVQGESATGGGSSGEGDPVGEEDLPSEEDPPGEEDSPEAETKPGEEDSLKLEDLLTTEAPVHTHGPPNNAHKGKKGDDHSHWRYGGDPPWPQVSPACAGRFQSPVNIRPELTAFCPALRPLELLGFELPRLPELRLRNNGHTVQLTLPPGLQMALGPGREYRALQLHLHWGSADRPGSEHTVNGHRFPAEIHVVHLSTAFAEIGQALGRPGGLAVLAAFLQEGPEENSAYEQLLSHLEEIPEEVHLNSCLAAGDILALVFGFLFAATGIAFLVQMKRQHSDRFETKAGVSYHPAEMAETGA from the exons ATGGCTCCCCTGTGCTCGGGCCCCTGGCTCCCTCtgctgaccccagcccctgcccggggccccaccgcacatctgctgctgctgctgctcctggtgcCCGCCCATCCCCAGAGCCTGCCCCAGGTGCAGGGGGAATCGGCTACAGGAGGAGGTTCATCAGGGGAAGGTGATCCAGTAGGCGAGGAAGATCTGCCCAGTGAGGAGGATCCACCTGGGGAGGAGGATTCCCCTGAGGCTGAGACTAAGCCAGGAGAAGAGGACTCCCTGAAGTTAGAGGACCTACTGACCACGGAAGCTCCGGTGCACACTCACGGCCCCCCGAACAACGCCCACAAGGGCAAGAAAG GGGACGACCACAGCCACTGGCGTTATGGAG GAGACCCGCCCTGGCCCCAGGTGTCGCCCGCCTGCGCCGGCCGTTTTCAGTCCCCGGTAAATATCCGCCCGGAGCTCACCGCTTTCTGCCCGGCCCTGCGCCCCCTGGAACTCCTGGGCTTCGAGCTCCCGCGGCTCCCAGAGCTGCGCCTGCGCAACAATGGCCACACCG TGCAGCTGACTCTGCCCCCCGGGCTGCAGATGGCCCTGGGTCCCGGGCGGGAGTACCGGGCGCTGCAGCTGCACCTGCACTGGGGGTCTGCGGACCGCCCGGGCTCTGAGCACACCGTCAACGGGCACCGTTTCCCTGCCGAG ATCCACGTGGTCCATCTCAGCACTGCGTTCGCCGAGATCGGCCAGGCCTTGGGGCGCCCGGGGGGGCTGGCAGTACTGGCTGCCTTTCTGCAG GAGGGCCCGGAAGAAAACAGCGCCTATGAGCAGCTGCTGTCACATTTGGAAGAAATCCCTGAAGAAG TACATCTGAATTCCTGCCTTGCAGCTG GGGACATCCTGGCCTTGGTTTTTGGCTTCCTCTTCGCTGCCACCGGCATTGCCTTCCTGGTGCAGATGAAGAGGCAGCACAG TGACAGGTTTGAGACCAAAGCGGGGGTTAGCTACCACCCAGCAGAGATGGCAGAGACTGGCGCCTAG
- the CA9 gene encoding carbonic anhydrase 9 isoform X4, whose protein sequence is MAPLCSGPWLPLLTPAPARGPTAHLLLLLLLVPAHPQSLPQVQGESATGGGSSGEGDPVGEEDLPSEEDPPGEEDSPEAETKPGEEDSLKLEDLLTTEAPVHTHGPPNNAHKGKKGDDHSHWRYGVQLTLPPGLQMALGPGREYRALQLHLHWGSADRPGSEHTVNGHRFPAEIHVVHLSTAFAEIGQALGRPGGLAVLAAFLQEGPEENSAYEQLLSHLEEIPEEGSETWVPGLDVSALLPSDLSRYFRYEGSLTTPPCSQGVIWTVFNQTVRLSAKQLHTLSDSLWGPGDSRLQLNFRAAQPLNGRIIEASFPVGGDSSPEPVHLNSCLAAGDILALVFGFLFAATGIAFLVQMKRQHSDRFETKAGVSYHPAEMAETGA, encoded by the exons ATGGCTCCCCTGTGCTCGGGCCCCTGGCTCCCTCtgctgaccccagcccctgcccggggccccaccgcacatctgctgctgctgctgctcctggtgcCCGCCCATCCCCAGAGCCTGCCCCAGGTGCAGGGGGAATCGGCTACAGGAGGAGGTTCATCAGGGGAAGGTGATCCAGTAGGCGAGGAAGATCTGCCCAGTGAGGAGGATCCACCTGGGGAGGAGGATTCCCCTGAGGCTGAGACTAAGCCAGGAGAAGAGGACTCCCTGAAGTTAGAGGACCTACTGACCACGGAAGCTCCGGTGCACACTCACGGCCCCCCGAACAACGCCCACAAGGGCAAGAAAG GGGACGACCACAGCCACTGGCGTTATGGAG TGCAGCTGACTCTGCCCCCCGGGCTGCAGATGGCCCTGGGTCCCGGGCGGGAGTACCGGGCGCTGCAGCTGCACCTGCACTGGGGGTCTGCGGACCGCCCGGGCTCTGAGCACACCGTCAACGGGCACCGTTTCCCTGCCGAG ATCCACGTGGTCCATCTCAGCACTGCGTTCGCCGAGATCGGCCAGGCCTTGGGGCGCCCGGGGGGGCTGGCAGTACTGGCTGCCTTTCTGCAG GAGGGCCCGGAAGAAAACAGCGCCTATGAGCAGCTGCTGTCACATTTGGAAGAAATCCCTGAAGAAG GCTCAGAAACTTGGGTCCCAGGCCTGGATGTGTCTGCACTGCTGCCCTCCGACCTCAGCCGCTACTTCCGCTATGAGGGGTCTCTGACCACACCCCCCTGTTCCCAGGGGGTCATCTGGACTGTGTTTAACCAGACAGTGAGGCTGAGTGCGAAGCAG CTCCACACCCTCTCAGACTCCCTGTGGGGACCCGGTGACTCCCGGCTGCAGCTGAACTTCCGGGCGGCGCAGCCTTTGAATGGGCGAATCATCGAGGCCTCCTTTCCTGTTGGAGGAGACAGCAGCCCCGAGCCAG TACATCTGAATTCCTGCCTTGCAGCTG GGGACATCCTGGCCTTGGTTTTTGGCTTCCTCTTCGCTGCCACCGGCATTGCCTTCCTGGTGCAGATGAAGAGGCAGCACAG TGACAGGTTTGAGACCAAAGCGGGGGTTAGCTACCACCCAGCAGAGATGGCAGAGACTGGCGCCTAG
- the CA9 gene encoding carbonic anhydrase 9 isoform X2 produces MAPLCSGPWLPLLTPAPARGPTAHLLLLLLLVPAHPQSLPQVQGESATGGGSSGEGDPVGEEDLPSEEDPPGEEDSPEAETKPGEEDSLKLEDLLTTEAPVHTHGPPNNAHKGKKGDDHSHWRYGGDPPWPQVSPACAGRFQSPVNIRPELTAFCPALRPLELLGFELPRLPELRLRNNGHTVQLTLPPGLQMALGPGREYRALQLHLHWGSADRPGSEHTVNGHRFPAEIHVVHLSTAFAEIGQALGRPGGLAVLAAFLQEGPEENSAYEQLLSHLEEIPEEGSETWVPGLDVSALLPSDLSRYFRYEGSLTTPPCSQGVIWTVFNQTVRLSAKQLHTLSDSLWGPGDSRLQLNFRAAQPLNGRIIEASFPVGGDSSPEPVHLNSCLAAGDILALVFGFLFAATGIAFLVQMKRQHSDRFETKAGVSYHPAEMAETGA; encoded by the exons ATGGCTCCCCTGTGCTCGGGCCCCTGGCTCCCTCtgctgaccccagcccctgcccggggccccaccgcacatctgctgctgctgctgctcctggtgcCCGCCCATCCCCAGAGCCTGCCCCAGGTGCAGGGGGAATCGGCTACAGGAGGAGGTTCATCAGGGGAAGGTGATCCAGTAGGCGAGGAAGATCTGCCCAGTGAGGAGGATCCACCTGGGGAGGAGGATTCCCCTGAGGCTGAGACTAAGCCAGGAGAAGAGGACTCCCTGAAGTTAGAGGACCTACTGACCACGGAAGCTCCGGTGCACACTCACGGCCCCCCGAACAACGCCCACAAGGGCAAGAAAG GGGACGACCACAGCCACTGGCGTTATGGAG GAGACCCGCCCTGGCCCCAGGTGTCGCCCGCCTGCGCCGGCCGTTTTCAGTCCCCGGTAAATATCCGCCCGGAGCTCACCGCTTTCTGCCCGGCCCTGCGCCCCCTGGAACTCCTGGGCTTCGAGCTCCCGCGGCTCCCAGAGCTGCGCCTGCGCAACAATGGCCACACCG TGCAGCTGACTCTGCCCCCCGGGCTGCAGATGGCCCTGGGTCCCGGGCGGGAGTACCGGGCGCTGCAGCTGCACCTGCACTGGGGGTCTGCGGACCGCCCGGGCTCTGAGCACACCGTCAACGGGCACCGTTTCCCTGCCGAG ATCCACGTGGTCCATCTCAGCACTGCGTTCGCCGAGATCGGCCAGGCCTTGGGGCGCCCGGGGGGGCTGGCAGTACTGGCTGCCTTTCTGCAG GAGGGCCCGGAAGAAAACAGCGCCTATGAGCAGCTGCTGTCACATTTGGAAGAAATCCCTGAAGAAG GCTCAGAAACTTGGGTCCCAGGCCTGGATGTGTCTGCACTGCTGCCCTCCGACCTCAGCCGCTACTTCCGCTATGAGGGGTCTCTGACCACACCCCCCTGTTCCCAGGGGGTCATCTGGACTGTGTTTAACCAGACAGTGAGGCTGAGTGCGAAGCAG CTCCACACCCTCTCAGACTCCCTGTGGGGACCCGGTGACTCCCGGCTGCAGCTGAACTTCCGGGCGGCGCAGCCTTTGAATGGGCGAATCATCGAGGCCTCCTTTCCTGTTGGAGGAGACAGCAGCCCCGAGCCAG TACATCTGAATTCCTGCCTTGCAGCTG GGGACATCCTGGCCTTGGTTTTTGGCTTCCTCTTCGCTGCCACCGGCATTGCCTTCCTGGTGCAGATGAAGAGGCAGCACAG TGACAGGTTTGAGACCAAAGCGGGGGTTAGCTACCACCCAGCAGAGATGGCAGAGACTGGCGCCTAG
- the CA9 gene encoding carbonic anhydrase 9 isoform X5 has protein sequence MAPLCSGPWLPLLTPAPARGPTAHLLLLLLLVPAHPQSLPQVQGESATGGGSSGEGDPVGEEDLPSEEDPPGEEDSPEAETKPGEEDSLKLEDLLTTEAPVHTHGPPNNAHKGKKGDDHSHWRYGGDPPWPQVSPACAGRFQSPVNIRPELTAFCPALRPLELLGFELPRLPELRLRNNGHTVQLTLPPGLQMALGPGREYRALQLHLHWGSADRPGSEHTVNGHRFPAEIHVVHLSTAFAEIGQALGRPGGLAVLAAFLQEGPEENSAYEQLLSHLEEIPEEGSETWVPGLDVSALLPSDLSRYFRYEGSLTTPPCSQGVIWTVFNQTVRLSAKQGTSWPWFLASSSLPPALPSWCR, from the exons ATGGCTCCCCTGTGCTCGGGCCCCTGGCTCCCTCtgctgaccccagcccctgcccggggccccaccgcacatctgctgctgctgctgctcctggtgcCCGCCCATCCCCAGAGCCTGCCCCAGGTGCAGGGGGAATCGGCTACAGGAGGAGGTTCATCAGGGGAAGGTGATCCAGTAGGCGAGGAAGATCTGCCCAGTGAGGAGGATCCACCTGGGGAGGAGGATTCCCCTGAGGCTGAGACTAAGCCAGGAGAAGAGGACTCCCTGAAGTTAGAGGACCTACTGACCACGGAAGCTCCGGTGCACACTCACGGCCCCCCGAACAACGCCCACAAGGGCAAGAAAG GGGACGACCACAGCCACTGGCGTTATGGAG GAGACCCGCCCTGGCCCCAGGTGTCGCCCGCCTGCGCCGGCCGTTTTCAGTCCCCGGTAAATATCCGCCCGGAGCTCACCGCTTTCTGCCCGGCCCTGCGCCCCCTGGAACTCCTGGGCTTCGAGCTCCCGCGGCTCCCAGAGCTGCGCCTGCGCAACAATGGCCACACCG TGCAGCTGACTCTGCCCCCCGGGCTGCAGATGGCCCTGGGTCCCGGGCGGGAGTACCGGGCGCTGCAGCTGCACCTGCACTGGGGGTCTGCGGACCGCCCGGGCTCTGAGCACACCGTCAACGGGCACCGTTTCCCTGCCGAG ATCCACGTGGTCCATCTCAGCACTGCGTTCGCCGAGATCGGCCAGGCCTTGGGGCGCCCGGGGGGGCTGGCAGTACTGGCTGCCTTTCTGCAG GAGGGCCCGGAAGAAAACAGCGCCTATGAGCAGCTGCTGTCACATTTGGAAGAAATCCCTGAAGAAG GCTCAGAAACTTGGGTCCCAGGCCTGGATGTGTCTGCACTGCTGCCCTCCGACCTCAGCCGCTACTTCCGCTATGAGGGGTCTCTGACCACACCCCCCTGTTCCCAGGGGGTCATCTGGACTGTGTTTAACCAGACAGTGAGGCTGAGTGCGAAGCAG GGGACATCCTGGCCTTGGTTTTTGGCTTCCTCTTCGCTGCCACCGGCATTGCCTTCCTGGTGCAGATGA